A single Natrialba magadii ATCC 43099 DNA region contains:
- a CDS encoding orc1/cdc6 family replication initiation protein codes for MALFERSEEIFNNENVLHDDYQPQSLEERDSEIEQFTGYLQPVINGAQPRNIFLYGKTGVGKTAATKYLLQHLEEDSEQYDDVTITTVYLNCEDLTSSYRVAVALVNKLRDPEEQISRTGYPLNAVYEMLWEKLDELGGTILIVLDEVDYIGDDDSVLYQLPRARSNGKIENSRVGIIGISNDFKYREKLDPRVEDTLCERELHFPPYDATDLQNILTKRANHAFKDDVLDGDVVPLCAAFAAQDKGSARQALDLLLEAGDLARRQSDPVVTEDHVRDAKQLLEKQRIEESMKELTSHGHLTLLAVVASTVADPEAPLQKQTIYEQYQDLAKATDRDALGGRAFHNHLAELSMLGILDRAKRNEGRAGGIYYEYEVDVPLEAALSTLENLHMSDELDLDSLRQNAQEKGLL; via the coding sequence ATGGCACTCTTCGAGCGGAGTGAGGAGATCTTCAACAACGAGAACGTTCTCCACGATGATTATCAGCCTCAATCCCTCGAAGAGCGTGACAGCGAGATCGAACAGTTCACGGGGTATCTCCAGCCGGTGATCAACGGCGCACAGCCACGGAACATCTTTCTCTACGGGAAAACTGGTGTCGGCAAGACGGCCGCAACGAAGTATCTCTTGCAACACCTCGAGGAGGATTCTGAGCAGTACGACGATGTCACGATCACGACCGTCTATCTCAACTGCGAAGACCTCACGAGTAGCTACCGTGTCGCTGTCGCACTTGTGAACAAGTTGCGCGACCCCGAGGAGCAGATCAGTCGCACCGGGTATCCGTTGAATGCCGTCTACGAAATGCTGTGGGAGAAACTCGACGAACTCGGCGGCACGATCCTCATCGTTCTCGACGAGGTCGACTACATCGGTGACGACGATTCGGTCTTGTACCAGCTCCCGCGTGCTCGCAGCAATGGCAAGATCGAGAACTCCCGTGTCGGGATCATCGGGATTAGCAACGACTTCAAATATCGCGAGAAGCTCGACCCGCGTGTCGAAGACACACTCTGTGAACGCGAGCTTCATTTCCCGCCGTATGATGCCACCGATCTCCAGAACATCCTCACCAAGCGTGCCAATCATGCGTTCAAAGACGACGTGCTCGACGGCGACGTCGTTCCGTTGTGTGCGGCGTTCGCAGCCCAAGACAAAGGGAGTGCACGCCAGGCGCTTGACCTTCTTCTCGAGGCCGGTGATCTTGCACGCCGGCAAAGCGACCCGGTCGTGACGGAAGATCACGTCCGTGATGCAAAGCAACTCCTCGAGAAGCAACGCATCGAGGAATCGATGAAAGAACTCACGTCACACGGACACCTGACGCTACTGGCTGTCGTCGCGTCGACGGTCGCAGACCCAGAGGCACCACTACAGAAACAAACGATCTACGAGCAGTACCAGGACCTCGCGAAAGCGACCGATCGCGACGCACTCGGTGGCCGGGCGTTTCACAATCATCTCGCCGAACTCTCGATGCTCGGAATTCTCGATCGGGCCAAACGCAACGAAGGTCGAGCTGGTGGAATCTACTACGAGTACGAGGTAGACGTCCCACTCGAGGCCGCGCTCTCGACACTCGAGAACCTCCACATGAGTGACGAACTTGACCTCGACTCGTTACGGCAGAACGCACAGGAAAAGGGGCTTCTTTGA